The following coding sequences lie in one Caproicibacterium argilliputei genomic window:
- a CDS encoding type 2 periplasmic-binding domain-containing protein yields MKKPVKQSVSIALILAAVTTMATGCQGNAGGESGKTDANGIKTFSFYQLGATTAIDLSNTTVGKEITKKTGVKLKCDYQVGGDQATIATTQTASSDYDDFLNCGNEFDVYRDAGALVPLEDYIEKYGTNIKKWYGNDLKKLKDPKTGHIYTLSPSRKPVTPLYATAGFYVQKRVLAANNYPRNMTLDQFFTMLENFVKKNPTYQGKQVIPFEARGDKDGLYLISNVGNYLAGRPNTGGSYFDADGTAHNFALASCTHDYLKKLNEEALKGIVDSNIFAQTQDQEHANIANGRALAFYDERWSITQQIQSLEQQKMYDEVPIAINVTFDGSTNESYNGISSITASQGVCISKSCKDPVAAFQFLDAMCSEDIMKLVNWGIEGQDYEMKDGKMTLTDKQLARMDDTDYAQKQGVGYWWVFPHPNLDADTKFSDGNAISPQNTETYVSSKYKSYEKEVLKAYNIPTFYEMFKPSQDSKFGFGWDITIPDSMTDVKTASQKSSELTQRYLPKLIFAKSGEFESVWESYKKDMTACHYDASDAYLTEQAKKRIQDWN; encoded by the coding sequence TGCCGGCGGGGAATCCGGAAAAACCGACGCCAACGGCATCAAGACCTTTTCGTTTTACCAGCTGGGGGCAACCACCGCAATTGACCTTTCTAACACCACGGTGGGCAAGGAAATCACCAAAAAGACCGGTGTCAAGCTCAAGTGTGACTATCAAGTCGGCGGCGACCAGGCAACCATTGCCACCACGCAGACCGCAAGCAGCGACTATGACGACTTCCTCAACTGTGGAAACGAATTCGATGTTTACCGCGACGCGGGCGCACTGGTTCCGCTGGAAGACTACATAGAGAAATACGGCACAAACATTAAGAAATGGTACGGCAATGACTTGAAAAAACTGAAAGACCCGAAGACCGGCCATATCTACACACTGTCGCCTTCGCGCAAGCCGGTGACGCCGCTGTATGCAACGGCAGGATTTTATGTCCAGAAGCGCGTGCTGGCCGCGAATAATTATCCGCGTAACATGACCCTGGATCAGTTCTTTACCATGCTTGAAAATTTCGTGAAGAAGAACCCCACCTATCAGGGTAAGCAGGTGATTCCTTTTGAGGCGCGCGGCGACAAAGACGGCCTGTACCTCATCAGCAATGTCGGCAATTATCTGGCGGGCCGCCCAAACACCGGCGGTTCCTACTTTGACGCGGACGGCACCGCGCACAACTTCGCGCTGGCGTCCTGCACGCACGACTACCTGAAAAAGCTGAATGAGGAAGCGCTTAAAGGCATTGTGGATTCGAACATTTTTGCGCAGACGCAGGATCAGGAGCACGCCAACATCGCAAACGGCAGAGCACTGGCGTTTTATGACGAGAGATGGTCTATTACCCAGCAAATTCAGTCACTGGAACAGCAGAAAATGTACGATGAAGTGCCGATTGCCATTAACGTGACGTTTGACGGCTCTACCAACGAATCCTACAACGGCATTTCCAGCATTACAGCTTCACAGGGCGTCTGCATTTCCAAAAGCTGTAAAGACCCGGTCGCGGCGTTTCAGTTTTTGGACGCCATGTGCAGCGAGGACATCATGAAGCTGGTCAATTGGGGTATTGAGGGGCAGGATTATGAAATGAAAGACGGCAAGATGACCCTGACCGATAAACAGCTTGCACGCATGGACGACACGGACTATGCACAGAAGCAAGGAGTCGGCTACTGGTGGGTTTTCCCGCATCCCAATCTGGATGCCGACACGAAGTTCAGCGACGGCAACGCTATTTCGCCGCAGAATACGGAAACATATGTTAGTTCCAAGTATAAATCCTATGAAAAAGAAGTGCTGAAGGCGTACAACATCCCAACTTTTTATGAGATGTTTAAGCCCTCACAGGACTCCAAATTCGGGTTTGGCTGGGACATTACCATTCCGGATTCCATGACAGACGTAAAGACCGCTTCCCAGAAATCCAGCGAGCTGACGCAGAGGTATCTGCCAAAGCTAATCTTTGCAAAAAGCGGCGAGTTTGAGTCGGTTTGGGAGTCTTATAAAAAGGATATGACCGCCTGCCACTATGACGCTTCCGATGCCTACCTGACCGAACAGGCGAAGAAACGCATTCAGGATTGGAATTAA